A window from Variovorax sp. PBL-E5 encodes these proteins:
- a CDS encoding FadR/GntR family transcriptional regulator, with the protein MNDVKLSPIRAPKNSDLLARELRRRILDGALEPGMPLPAERELMAQTGLSRGSVREALRILETESLVRTRPGRLGGTVASRPDDQSMHRSVSLFVGGRGISLLSLLQTREAVEPSLAALAAQNRTAAELQNLIDVTRRVEEAFADVPHFLRENVNWHCAIADASHNELLRAFMLSIANLVYKASAIENFATEDVRHTVIRAHRRILAAITEKDAEAANRRMARHLAALSAACKKFPNAPLVIEV; encoded by the coding sequence GTGAACGACGTCAAACTTTCTCCCATCCGTGCGCCGAAGAACTCGGACCTGCTGGCGCGCGAACTGCGCCGGCGCATCCTCGACGGCGCGCTCGAGCCGGGCATGCCGCTGCCCGCCGAACGCGAGCTCATGGCCCAGACCGGCCTGAGCAGGGGATCGGTTCGCGAAGCCCTGCGCATCCTCGAAACCGAAAGCCTCGTCCGGACTCGCCCGGGCCGGCTCGGCGGCACGGTCGCCAGCCGGCCGGACGATCAGTCGATGCATCGATCGGTGTCGCTCTTCGTGGGCGGCCGCGGCATCAGCTTGCTGTCGCTGCTGCAGACGCGGGAAGCGGTGGAGCCGTCGCTCGCCGCGCTGGCGGCGCAGAACCGCACGGCGGCGGAACTGCAAAACCTGATCGACGTCACGCGGCGCGTCGAGGAGGCGTTCGCGGACGTGCCGCACTTCCTGCGCGAGAACGTCAATTGGCATTGCGCCATCGCCGACGCGAGCCACAACGAACTGCTGCGGGCGTTCATGCTGTCGATCGCCAACCTCGTCTACAAGGCTTCGGCCATCGAGAACTTCGCGACGGAAGACGTGCGCCATACCGTGATCAGGGCGCACCGCCGGATCCTCGCCGCGATCACCGAGAAGGATGCGGAGGCGGCCAACCGTCGCATGGCGCGGCACCTGGCGGCCTTGAGCGCTGCCTGCAAGAAGTTTCCCAACGCACCCCTGGTGATCGAAGTCTGA
- a CDS encoding MaoC family dehydratase — MAGLWFQQFSVGQIFEHEIRRTVTEADNMWFSNATCNPAAIHIDAEYCKGTEFGRPLVNSIFTLGLVIGLSVQDTTLGTTIANLGMTDTRFPKPVFAGDTIRSRTTVTASRESHSRPNAGIITFLHQGFNQRDEEVCTCTRQALMLRQPD, encoded by the coding sequence ATGGCAGGTTTGTGGTTTCAGCAATTCAGCGTCGGGCAGATCTTCGAACACGAGATCCGGCGCACCGTGACGGAGGCCGACAACATGTGGTTCAGCAATGCCACATGCAACCCCGCGGCCATCCACATCGACGCGGAATACTGCAAGGGAACGGAGTTCGGCAGACCGCTGGTCAACAGCATCTTCACGCTGGGACTCGTCATCGGGCTGTCGGTCCAGGACACGACGCTGGGCACCACCATCGCGAACCTCGGCATGACCGATACGCGCTTCCCGAAGCCGGTGTTCGCCGGCGACACGATCCGATCGAGGACCACCGTCACCGCGAGCCGCGAAAGCCACTCGCGCCCGAACGCCGGAATCATCACCTTCCTGCACCAGGGCTTCAATCAGCGCGACGAAGAAGTCTGCACCTGCACGCGGCAGGCCCTGATGCTGCGCCAGCCGGACTGA
- a CDS encoding enoyl-CoA hydratase/isomerase family protein, translated as MNTRFVVEDAVARITLDRPEKMNALTVEMREALGTAFEAAGRDPTVRAVLLDAAGPAFCASGDVGRMGDFTPESGRALLKLAQRMVRNLANIEKPVVCAVRGAVAGIGWSMALACDLVIASESARFSQVFRHVGLVPDGGAVYFLTQHLGVQRAKELVYSGRRIDAQEALALGLVSQVVPDGELEEAAWAQVQSLANGPTFALGVAKKMFKLMYQPDLEALLDAEAWAQGLALLTEDHKEGVRAFFEKRKPKFQGR; from the coding sequence ATGAACACACGATTCGTTGTGGAAGATGCCGTGGCGCGGATCACGCTGGACCGTCCCGAAAAGATGAACGCGCTCACCGTCGAGATGCGCGAAGCGCTCGGCACGGCCTTCGAGGCCGCCGGGCGGGATCCGACGGTGCGGGCCGTGCTGCTGGACGCCGCCGGGCCGGCGTTTTGCGCGAGCGGCGATGTGGGCAGGATGGGCGACTTCACGCCGGAGAGCGGCAGGGCCTTGCTGAAGCTGGCGCAACGCATGGTTCGCAACCTGGCGAACATCGAGAAGCCGGTGGTCTGTGCGGTCCGCGGTGCGGTGGCCGGCATCGGATGGAGCATGGCGCTGGCATGCGATTTGGTGATTGCATCCGAAAGCGCGCGCTTCTCCCAGGTATTCCGCCATGTCGGTCTGGTGCCCGACGGAGGTGCCGTGTATTTCCTGACCCAGCATCTCGGCGTCCAACGCGCGAAGGAACTGGTGTATTCGGGTCGCCGCATCGACGCCCAGGAAGCACTGGCACTCGGACTGGTCTCCCAGGTCGTGCCGGATGGCGAACTGGAAGAAGCCGCATGGGCTCAAGTGCAGAGCCTCGCGAACGGACCCACCTTTGCGCTGGGTGTGGCCAAGAAGATGTTCAAGCTGATGTACCAGCCGGATCTCGAAGCCCTCCTGGATGCCGAGGCCTGGGCACAGGGCCTGGCGCTTTTGACCGAGGATCACAAGGAGGGCGTGCGGGCCTTCTTCGAAAAACGCAAGCCGAAATTCCAGGGACGTTGA
- a CDS encoding efflux transporter outer membrane subunit, with amino-acid sequence MALALAAVLSACAVGPAYERPTTALPAAWKEAPTAQGWLPAAPADALDRGEWWKLFGDAKLDELAQRVQVSNQNIAAAVANYAQAQALVREQRAALFPSVSLGGGATRSGARNTTPSNSFNASLGADWAPDVWGRLRLAVTGAQASAQASEADLAAARLSALGDLATNYFSLREADAELKLLAETIEGYERSYEITRNRYNAAIAAQTDVLQAQTLLVNTRADRVALQRTRDALEHAIAVLTGAAPAEFSLPAADWTPTVPGIPLAVPSTLLQRRPDIAAAERDVASANAQIGIARSAYYPNLSLSASVGSTASRVGDLFGASNTLWSLGLSVAQTVFDAGAISARVDAATATRDAAVARYRQTALTAFQNVEDQLTAGSRLAQQDGLRREASEAADRTEQQLLNRYRQGQVSYTDVVTAQASALSARRTLIQLQVSRQNAAVTLIQALGGGWQAGWDGEGASAPAPSASAPRTSP; translated from the coding sequence ATGGCGCTGGCCCTGGCGGCGGTCCTGAGCGCCTGCGCCGTCGGGCCGGCCTACGAGCGTCCCACCACCGCCTTGCCTGCGGCCTGGAAGGAAGCGCCCACGGCCCAGGGCTGGCTGCCCGCGGCGCCGGCCGATGCGCTGGACCGCGGCGAATGGTGGAAGCTCTTCGGCGATGCGAAGCTCGACGAGCTGGCGCAGCGCGTGCAGGTATCGAACCAGAACATCGCCGCCGCCGTCGCCAACTATGCGCAGGCCCAGGCGCTGGTGCGCGAGCAGCGTGCGGCGCTCTTTCCGTCGGTCTCGCTCGGCGGCGGCGCCACCCGTTCGGGCGCGCGCAACACCACGCCCAGCAATTCGTTCAATGCCTCGCTCGGCGCCGACTGGGCGCCCGACGTGTGGGGCCGCCTGCGTCTGGCCGTGACGGGCGCGCAGGCCAGCGCGCAGGCGAGCGAGGCCGACCTGGCCGCGGCCCGCCTCTCGGCGCTGGGCGATCTGGCGACCAACTACTTCTCGCTGCGCGAGGCCGATGCCGAACTCAAGCTGCTGGCCGAGACCATCGAAGGCTACGAGCGCAGCTATGAGATCACGCGCAACCGCTACAACGCCGCCATCGCCGCGCAGACCGACGTGCTGCAGGCGCAGACGCTGCTGGTCAACACGCGCGCCGACCGCGTCGCGCTGCAGCGCACGCGCGACGCGCTGGAGCATGCGATCGCGGTGCTGACCGGTGCCGCGCCGGCCGAGTTCAGCCTGCCGGCCGCCGACTGGACGCCGACCGTGCCGGGCATTCCGCTCGCCGTGCCCTCGACGCTGCTGCAGCGCCGGCCCGACATCGCCGCCGCGGAACGCGACGTGGCGTCGGCCAATGCGCAGATCGGCATCGCGCGCTCGGCCTACTACCCGAACCTGTCGCTCAGTGCCTCGGTCGGCAGCACCGCGAGCCGCGTGGGCGATCTGTTCGGCGCCTCGAACACGCTGTGGTCGCTCGGTCTCTCGGTGGCGCAGACGGTGTTCGATGCGGGCGCGATCAGTGCACGCGTCGATGCCGCCACGGCCACGCGCGATGCGGCCGTCGCGCGCTATCGCCAGACCGCGCTGACCGCATTCCAGAACGTCGAGGACCAGCTCACCGCCGGCAGCCGGCTGGCGCAGCAGGACGGCCTGCGCCGCGAAGCCTCGGAGGCGGCGGACCGCACCGAGCAGCAATTGCTCAACCGCTATCGGCAAGGGCAGGTCAGCTACACCGACGTGGTGACCGCGCAGGCCTCGGCGCTGAGCGCACGGCGCACGCTGATCCAGCTGCAGGTCAGCCGCCAGAACGCGGCCGTCACGCTGATCCAGGCGCTGGGCGGCGGCTGGCAGGCCGGATGGGACGGCGAGGGGGCCTCGGCGCCCGCGCCTTCCGCCTCCGCACCGAGAACCAGTCCTTGA
- a CDS encoding DUF2894 domain-containing protein — translation MSSGKPCATGMEATDPAGMVHARRERGDHRFDPVRFHFIEALAARASVHHGEARRILDDKVVKLLAVYGGDLAKARRADGPPAPPAADAKQEGRPDRGALAELVDDIDRRASARESGATASDGTPSLAPHPELKALRYFRSTWSRLSAERRLLQSLAKVPENAGPLNSHQLVHRSLILMRDLSPEYLNRFMSYVDVLHWLDQADAGRAPSGTNAPRAESNRKTARGRSG, via the coding sequence ATGAGTAGCGGCAAGCCCTGCGCAACGGGCATGGAGGCCACCGACCCCGCCGGGATGGTTCACGCGCGGCGCGAGCGTGGCGATCATCGATTCGATCCCGTGCGCTTTCACTTCATCGAAGCGCTGGCCGCGCGGGCATCCGTCCACCACGGCGAAGCGCGACGCATCCTGGACGACAAGGTCGTCAAGCTGCTGGCCGTGTATGGCGGGGATCTCGCCAAGGCCCGTCGCGCGGATGGCCCACCGGCACCACCGGCGGCGGATGCGAAGCAGGAAGGCCGACCCGATCGCGGGGCGCTGGCCGAGCTTGTCGACGACATCGACCGGCGTGCCTCTGCCCGCGAGAGCGGCGCAACAGCAAGTGATGGCACGCCGAGTCTCGCTCCCCATCCCGAACTGAAGGCGCTCCGATATTTCAGGAGCACCTGGTCGCGGCTCAGTGCCGAGCGGCGCCTGCTGCAGTCACTGGCGAAGGTGCCGGAGAATGCCGGCCCTCTCAACTCGCATCAGCTTGTGCATCGATCTCTCATATTGATGCGTGATCTTTCGCCGGAATACCTGAACCGGTTCATGTCCTATGTCGACGTGTTGCATTGGCTCGATCAGGCAGATGCGGGCCGTGCCCCGTCAGGCACAAATGCCCCGCGTGCCGAAAGTAATCGGAAGACGGCTCGCGGCAGGTCCGGCTGA
- a CDS encoding aspartate/glutamate racemase family protein produces MTRIALIHALSHSVAPINAAFERDWPQASRMNLLDDSLSTDLARSGRGLDAAMHERFQRLTQYAVDAGAQGILFTCSAFGPCIEAVAQRHAGLPVLKPNEAMVADAAAGAGKLGLIATFAPTLASMPPEFPAGMALEPALADGAMDALNRGDGETHDRLIAAQAALLCARGCTRIALAQFSMARARQACELASGLPVLTTVDSAVRALRTRLSD; encoded by the coding sequence GTGACACGCATTGCCCTCATCCACGCGCTGAGCCATTCGGTCGCTCCGATCAACGCCGCCTTCGAACGCGACTGGCCGCAGGCGTCGCGGATGAACCTGCTCGACGACAGCCTCTCGACCGATCTCGCACGCAGCGGCCGAGGGCTCGACGCCGCGATGCACGAGCGCTTCCAGCGGCTGACGCAGTATGCGGTCGACGCCGGCGCGCAGGGCATCCTCTTCACCTGCTCGGCTTTCGGGCCCTGCATCGAGGCCGTCGCGCAGCGGCATGCCGGCCTGCCCGTGCTCAAGCCCAACGAGGCGATGGTGGCGGATGCGGCGGCGGGTGCCGGCAAGCTCGGGCTCATCGCCACCTTCGCGCCGACGCTGGCGTCGATGCCGCCCGAGTTTCCGGCCGGCATGGCACTCGAACCCGCGCTGGCCGACGGCGCGATGGACGCGTTGAACCGCGGCGACGGGGAGACGCACGACCGGCTCATCGCCGCACAGGCGGCGCTGTTGTGCGCGCGCGGCTGCACGCGCATCGCATTGGCCCAGTTCAGCATGGCCCGTGCGCGGCAGGCCTGCGAACTGGCATCGGGGCTGCCGGTGCTGACCACCGTCGACAGCGCGGTGCGGGCGCTGCGTACACGGTTGTCGGACTAG
- a CDS encoding OmpA family protein, with translation MREEMDAGLEPTVPVWAVFGDLMAGMLGAFVLILVCVLGMQFELATKLEAEVHQRQVEAQRRMALEQALAGPLATGRVTLSNGRIGINGSVLFAFNSAELQPEGRQLLRSLTAPLAAYLQARDEILMVSGFTDDRQVRGGNRQFADNWELSAQRALTVTRTLIEEGMPSASLFAAAFGSEQAVASNADADGRARNRRVEIAPTPRRSDGNLKSHE, from the coding sequence ATGAGGGAGGAGATGGATGCCGGCCTGGAGCCGACCGTGCCGGTATGGGCCGTCTTCGGCGACCTCATGGCGGGGATGTTGGGCGCCTTCGTGCTGATCCTGGTGTGCGTGCTCGGCATGCAGTTCGAGCTCGCGACAAAGCTGGAAGCCGAAGTCCATCAGCGGCAGGTGGAAGCGCAGCGCCGAATGGCCCTCGAGCAAGCCCTGGCAGGGCCCTTGGCGACAGGCCGGGTGACGCTCAGCAACGGGCGCATCGGCATCAATGGCAGCGTGCTGTTCGCCTTCAACTCCGCTGAATTGCAGCCCGAAGGCCGGCAACTGCTGAGGAGCCTGACTGCACCCTTGGCCGCTTATCTGCAGGCTCGCGACGAGATTCTGATGGTCAGCGGCTTCACCGACGACCGGCAGGTTCGCGGCGGCAACCGCCAGTTCGCCGACAACTGGGAACTGTCGGCGCAGCGCGCCTTGACGGTGACACGGACGCTGATCGAGGAAGGCATGCCGTCGGCCTCGCTGTTCGCCGCTGCCTTCGGGTCCGAACAAGCAGTGGCATCGAATGCCGATGCCGACGGACGCGCCCGCAACCGGCGCGTGGAAATAGCGCCCACGCCCAGGCGATCCGACGGAAATCTCAAGTCCCATGAGTAG
- a CDS encoding H-NS family nucleoid-associated regulatory protein: MTQSYKQIQRQIEALQQQAEKLKKKEVGGVIGRIKEAIAHYGLTADQLFGGKSGGSKPKAAKAVSAAPQSVKYADGQGNAWSGRGPRPHWLRDALKAGRALDEFATAGSSPAKTMRSAAKASKAKKPKAKYRDQAGNSWSGMGPRPRWLKEAMAAGKSLEELTA; encoded by the coding sequence ATGACTCAAAGCTACAAGCAGATTCAACGGCAAATCGAGGCACTCCAGCAACAGGCGGAAAAATTGAAGAAGAAGGAAGTGGGAGGCGTCATTGGCCGCATCAAGGAGGCGATTGCGCACTATGGGTTGACTGCAGACCAGCTCTTTGGAGGCAAGTCCGGCGGCAGCAAGCCGAAGGCGGCCAAGGCTGTCTCCGCCGCGCCTCAGTCGGTCAAGTACGCGGACGGCCAAGGCAACGCGTGGTCGGGTCGAGGCCCGCGTCCGCATTGGCTGCGCGACGCATTGAAGGCGGGAAGAGCACTCGATGAGTTCGCAACCGCAGGGTCTTCGCCCGCAAAGACAATGCGCAGCGCAGCGAAGGCTTCGAAAGCGAAGAAGCCCAAAGCGAAGTATCGCGACCAGGCCGGAAACAGCTGGAGCGGCATGGGTCCGCGCCCGAGGTGGCTCAAGGAGGCGATGGCGGCCGGAAAGTCGCTGGAAGAACTCACTGCGTAG
- a CDS encoding DUF3348 domain-containing protein: MAHVSQRTGFNGSALVCVLSRLTGTEVRESGQATADRLSQWFDWTDAISLSAALNGGLAPAPAGARASSRAEEGEYARVRTALKNAIAEDGLSTTDKEGRRLRASTPGDTTATTAAFKPYRQRYLARQQAMESSIAPLRSRLRAALAARSPAMARLAAVDVVMEQVLGARERSLLTAASAGLARHFERLRQAAQASIDPDNTTPPGEWLDLFCKDMQDLLLAELDFRMQPIEGLLEALRMRPPDCHE; encoded by the coding sequence ATGGCGCACGTTTCACAGCGCACAGGTTTCAACGGCTCGGCGCTGGTGTGCGTGCTCTCTCGGCTGACCGGCACCGAAGTCCGCGAATCCGGACAGGCCACTGCGGATCGATTGAGCCAATGGTTCGATTGGACGGATGCCATCTCGCTGTCCGCGGCACTGAATGGTGGCCTGGCGCCTGCGCCCGCCGGCGCCCGGGCCTCCAGCCGCGCCGAGGAAGGCGAATACGCCCGCGTGCGAACCGCATTGAAGAATGCGATCGCCGAGGATGGCCTCTCCACGACCGACAAAGAAGGCCGGCGCCTGCGTGCGTCGACGCCCGGAGACACCACGGCCACGACAGCCGCCTTCAAGCCCTACCGTCAGCGCTACCTTGCCCGGCAACAGGCCATGGAATCGAGCATCGCCCCGTTGCGCAGCCGGCTGCGGGCGGCGCTGGCGGCCCGATCGCCTGCCATGGCCCGGCTTGCTGCCGTGGACGTGGTGATGGAACAGGTGCTGGGTGCGCGCGAGCGCAGCTTGCTGACGGCGGCTTCCGCAGGGCTCGCAAGGCATTTCGAGCGCCTGCGCCAGGCAGCACAGGCGTCGATCGATCCCGACAACACGACGCCACCCGGCGAGTGGCTGGATCTGTTCTGCAAGGACATGCAGGACCTGCTCCTCGCCGAACTTGATTTTCGAATGCAACCGATCGAAGGGCTGCTCGAAGCCCTTCGCATGAGGCCACCAGACTGCCATGAATAG
- a CDS encoding enoyl-CoA hydratase/isomerase family protein: MSIDFTLARHVATLTINRPERMNAMDAAHYKALSDAWLRVRDDPEIRVAIVTGAGEKSFSAGADLKSFVNAQPALSETLLTQKDQLLNRGLEVWKPVISAINGYCVGGGMTLMLASDLRIAAEHATFSVAEVKRGIFPGNGGTQRIAQQLPHAIAMELLLLGDSIDAQTALRWGLVNRVVKPSELMETALAFAHRLVRNAPLAVQAAKELAIRSRDVDLATGLRLEQIMLRLLQGTEDVAEGTRAFAEKRQPEFTGR; encoded by the coding sequence ATGTCCATCGATTTCACATTGGCTCGGCATGTCGCCACCCTCACGATCAATCGTCCCGAGCGCATGAATGCGATGGACGCGGCGCACTACAAAGCCCTGTCCGATGCGTGGCTCAGAGTGCGCGACGATCCGGAAATCCGGGTCGCGATCGTGACCGGTGCCGGAGAGAAATCCTTCTCGGCCGGCGCCGACCTGAAATCCTTCGTCAATGCGCAGCCGGCGCTCTCCGAGACGCTTCTGACGCAGAAGGATCAACTGCTCAACCGCGGCCTTGAAGTCTGGAAGCCGGTCATTTCGGCGATCAATGGCTATTGCGTCGGGGGCGGCATGACCTTGATGCTGGCATCGGACCTGCGCATCGCGGCCGAGCATGCGACCTTCTCGGTCGCCGAGGTCAAGCGCGGCATTTTTCCCGGCAACGGCGGCACGCAGCGCATCGCCCAGCAACTGCCGCATGCCATTGCGATGGAACTGCTGCTCCTGGGAGACAGCATCGACGCCCAGACCGCTCTGCGCTGGGGTTTGGTGAATCGCGTCGTCAAGCCATCGGAGCTGATGGAAACAGCCTTGGCTTTCGCGCACCGGCTGGTGCGCAACGCGCCACTCGCCGTGCAGGCCGCGAAAGAACTCGCGATCCGCAGCCGCGACGTCGATCTCGCGACCGGCCTGCGGCTGGAACAGATCATGCTGCGCCTGCTTCAGGGAACGGAGGACGTCGCGGAAGGCACCCGCGCTTTCGCGGAAAAGCGCCAGCCGGAATTCACCGGTCGCTGA
- a CDS encoding DUF802 domain-containing protein, whose product MNRFLHHAVLVAGLAAVCWAAAGYVGSSPLALAITVFVAAFYLMGALELQRFRQATSTLTRATADLRDPPASLGPWLEQLDPSLQNAVRLRIEGERVGLPGPALTPYLAGLLVLLGMLGTFLGMVVTLKGTGIALESATDLQAIRASLSAPVKGLGLAFGTSVAGVAASAMLGLASALCRRERLQAGQRLDQRIATTLRGFSLAHQREESFKLLQRQDQAMPELADRLQRMMATMERQSEALNERLAAGQDSFHRKTEAAYASLASSVGQSLNQSLSESARIAGATIQPVVEATMAGIARETAGLHETVAHTVQQQLDGLSIRFEATHTSVAQTWKTALAEHRHTSEALSEALRHAHDHFAESFEQRSASLVQEVGGRLESTMARVSDTWDSVLAQHQRVSEKQSEDAHQALATVAASFGQHADSLLRNVGQAHADLQAGTALRDEQRLSAWTHALSAMAASLQQEWQQTGAQTLGAQQQLCETLAQTARDMSAQTGAHAETTVAEIARLLQAAAEAPRAAAEVVAELRQKLSDSMARDNAMLEERSRMLSVLETLLDAVNHASGEQRTAIDALVTSSAEMLDRVGSRFTDTVDAQTGKMAAVAAQITGSAVEVASLGDAFGFAVQLFSESNDKLGTHLQRIEGTLGKSIARSDEQLAYYVAQAREVIDLSIMSQKQIVDDLQRLGSKQALVDADAR is encoded by the coding sequence ATGAATAGATTTCTTCATCACGCCGTCCTTGTCGCCGGCCTGGCCGCCGTGTGCTGGGCCGCTGCCGGCTACGTCGGTTCGAGCCCGTTGGCGTTGGCCATCACGGTGTTCGTCGCCGCGTTCTACCTGATGGGCGCGCTGGAATTGCAGCGCTTTCGCCAGGCCACGTCCACCTTGACTCGCGCCACGGCGGACCTGCGCGATCCCCCGGCGAGCCTCGGCCCCTGGCTCGAGCAGCTGGATCCTTCCCTGCAAAACGCGGTGCGCCTGCGGATCGAAGGTGAGCGCGTTGGCTTGCCCGGCCCGGCGCTGACGCCGTACCTGGCCGGGCTGTTGGTGTTGCTGGGCATGTTGGGCACGTTCCTGGGAATGGTCGTCACGCTGAAGGGCACCGGCATCGCGCTGGAGAGCGCGACCGACCTGCAGGCCATCCGCGCCTCCCTGTCCGCCCCCGTGAAGGGCTTGGGATTGGCCTTCGGGACATCGGTCGCGGGCGTGGCCGCTTCCGCGATGCTGGGCCTCGCCTCGGCGTTGTGCCGGCGCGAGCGGCTGCAGGCGGGACAAAGGCTCGACCAGCGGATTGCGACCACCTTGCGTGGCTTCTCCCTGGCCCATCAGCGCGAGGAATCCTTCAAGCTGCTGCAGCGGCAGGACCAGGCGATGCCCGAGCTGGCCGATCGGCTGCAACGCATGATGGCGACGATGGAACGGCAAAGCGAAGCGCTGAACGAGCGCCTGGCCGCCGGCCAGGACAGCTTCCATCGCAAGACCGAGGCCGCATACGCCAGTCTGGCCTCTTCCGTCGGGCAATCCTTGAACCAGAGCCTGAGCGAAAGCGCCCGCATCGCCGGCGCGACGATCCAGCCGGTCGTCGAAGCCACGATGGCAGGGATCGCGCGCGAAACCGCCGGGTTGCACGAGACCGTCGCGCACACCGTGCAGCAGCAACTCGACGGTCTGTCGATCCGCTTCGAAGCCACCCACACCAGCGTGGCGCAGACCTGGAAGACCGCGCTCGCCGAGCACCGGCATACGAGCGAAGCGCTGTCCGAGGCGCTGCGCCACGCGCACGACCACTTTGCCGAAAGCTTCGAACAGCGTTCGGCCTCTCTGGTGCAGGAGGTCGGCGGCCGTCTGGAAAGCACGATGGCCCGTGTGTCGGACACCTGGGACAGCGTCCTTGCGCAGCATCAGCGGGTCAGCGAGAAGCAGTCGGAGGATGCGCACCAGGCCTTGGCCACGGTGGCGGCGAGCTTCGGGCAGCACGCGGACTCGCTGCTGCGCAACGTGGGCCAGGCGCATGCCGACCTGCAGGCGGGAACGGCATTGCGCGATGAGCAGCGGCTGTCGGCCTGGACGCATGCGCTGTCGGCCATGGCCGCCTCGCTGCAGCAGGAATGGCAGCAAACGGGCGCGCAGACCCTCGGTGCGCAGCAGCAGCTCTGCGAAACGCTGGCGCAGACCGCCCGCGACATGTCCGCACAGACGGGCGCACACGCAGAGACCACGGTCGCCGAGATCGCCCGGCTGCTGCAAGCCGCCGCCGAGGCGCCTCGTGCCGCAGCCGAGGTGGTGGCCGAGCTGCGCCAGAAGCTTTCCGACAGCATGGCGCGCGACAACGCGATGCTGGAGGAACGCAGCCGCATGCTGAGCGTGCTCGAGACACTGCTCGACGCGGTGAACCATGCGTCCGGCGAGCAGCGAACGGCCATCGACGCGTTGGTCACCTCGTCGGCGGAAATGCTGGACCGGGTCGGCAGCCGCTTCACGGACACGGTCGATGCGCAGACCGGCAAGATGGCCGCTGTCGCCGCGCAGATCACCGGCAGTGCCGTCGAAGTGGCGAGCCTGGGCGACGCATTCGGCTTTGCCGTTCAGCTGTTCAGCGAATCGAACGACAAGCTCGGCACGCATCTGCAGCGCATCGAAGGAACGCTGGGCAAGTCCATCGCGCGCAGCGACGAGCAGCTGGCGTACTACGTCGCGCAGGCGAGGGAGGTCATCGACCTGAGCATCATGTCGCAGAAGCAGATCGTCGACGATCTGCAGCGCCTCGGCAGCAAGCAGGCCCTCGTGGACGCCGACGCGCGATGA
- a CDS encoding Bug family tripartite tricarboxylate transporter substrate binding protein, which yields MEGFNRRDALAAFLLGAAAVAPLSVFAEGSYPARPLRMVVPFSAGGGTDVVARALARTLSERLKQPVVIDNRAGAGSTIGTEAVARSPADGYTLLFASAAYSFAPAVYGNLPYRPEDLTAVAVVNSTPLMLTVNPSVPARDARAFIELLKTQPGRFSYASSGVGTTLHIAAEHFLRSAGVKAQHIPYKGEAPAMNDLLSGQVAFMVGQASSAVQYVKSGKLIGLGVTTPKRLASLPEMPTLAEAAIPGFSAYGWNAVLVPKGTPRAVIERLNREITAAVGSSQLQKTFDDLGLDRLEPMTPEGAAAFIVAETNKWRPVIQGAGIKGE from the coding sequence ATGGAAGGCTTCAACCGTCGCGACGCGCTGGCTGCATTCCTTTTGGGCGCCGCAGCAGTTGCACCGCTGTCGGTGTTCGCAGAAGGCAGCTATCCCGCCCGGCCCCTCAGGATGGTCGTGCCCTTTTCCGCCGGCGGTGGAACCGATGTCGTCGCGCGCGCCCTGGCGAGAACCCTGTCGGAGCGGCTGAAGCAGCCCGTGGTGATCGACAACCGGGCCGGCGCGGGTTCGACCATCGGGACCGAGGCCGTGGCGCGCTCGCCGGCGGACGGCTACACGCTGCTTTTCGCCTCCGCGGCCTACAGCTTCGCACCGGCGGTCTACGGCAATCTTCCCTACCGGCCGGAAGACCTCACCGCGGTCGCGGTCGTGAACAGCACGCCGCTGATGCTGACCGTGAACCCGTCGGTGCCGGCGCGAGACGCGCGCGCCTTCATCGAACTGCTCAAGACGCAGCCCGGCCGGTTCAGCTATGCGTCCTCCGGCGTGGGCACGACCCTGCACATCGCGGCGGAACATTTTCTGCGGAGCGCCGGCGTCAAAGCCCAGCACATCCCGTACAAGGGCGAGGCGCCGGCGATGAACGACCTGCTCAGCGGGCAGGTCGCCTTCATGGTCGGCCAGGCGTCCTCGGCGGTGCAGTACGTCAAGAGCGGCAAGCTGATCGGCCTGGGCGTCACGACGCCGAAGCGCCTGGCTTCCCTGCCGGAGATGCCGACCTTGGCGGAGGCCGCCATCCCCGGCTTCTCCGCCTATGGATGGAATGCGGTGCTGGTGCCCAAGGGCACGCCGCGCGCCGTGATCGAGCGGCTGAATCGCGAGATCACGGCCGCCGTCGGCAGTTCGCAATTGCAGAAGACCTTCGATGACCTTGGCCTCGATCGCCTGGAGCCGATGACGCCGGAAGGCGCCGCCGCATTCATCGTCGCCGAGACGAACAAGTGGAGGCCGGTGATCCAGGGCGCGGGCATCAAGGGCGAGTGA